Proteins co-encoded in one Dehalogenimonas sp. WBC-2 genomic window:
- a CDS encoding signal peptidase I, translating to MEKLKAALIELAYVLLGAVAIFLVFQLTLQNSIVDGTSMEPNLVDADRLLVSKVSYIFSEPQRGDIIVFPSPYEDGREFIKRIIGMPGETVEIINGVIYINGEKLEEPYIVNHDNRTMATITVPEGEYFVRGDNRPVSLDSTQGWTVSRDEIDGKAWFVFWPFDSFGGAPNYKFQITAVGILILPLIMPRRLKGNGH from the coding sequence ATGGAAAAATTGAAAGCCGCACTCATAGAATTGGCTTATGTCCTGTTAGGGGCAGTGGCTATTTTTCTGGTTTTTCAGCTTACGCTGCAAAACTCAATAGTTGATGGCACCAGCATGGAGCCTAATCTGGTGGATGCCGACCGGTTGCTGGTGAGTAAGGTGAGCTATATCTTCAGTGAGCCGCAACGCGGCGATATTATTGTCTTTCCCTCACCTTATGAAGATGGCCGCGAGTTTATCAAGCGGATCATCGGTATGCCGGGAGAAACCGTTGAGATTATTAACGGTGTTATTTACATAAATGGTGAAAAACTGGAAGAGCCGTATATCGTTAACCACGATAATCGCACTATGGCTACAATCACAGTTCCGGAAGGTGAATACTTTGTACGGGGTGACAACCGGCCGGTCAGCCTGGATTCCACTCAGGGTTGGACGGTCAGCCGTGATGAGATTGATGGCAAGGCCTGGTTTGTATTCTGGCCGTTCGATAGTTTTGGCGGGGCGCCAAATTACAAATTTCAGATTACTGCTGTGGGCATTCTGATATTGCCGTTAATCATGCCGCGACGTTTGAAGGGCAACGGCCATTAA
- a CDS encoding orotate phosphoribosyltransferase translates to MEAGAVLKGHFLLTSGLHSPVYWEKFRVIENPVAAVPLCAMIAQEYKGKGVELVVGPTTGGIILAFEVARQMGLPAAFAEKTASGQREFRRGFKIKPGERILVVDDVLTTGKSVREVIEAVKKHNGEIIGFGVLVDRSENDLGFGAPLFSCLRAVTPAYKAEDCPLCRAGEPLTKPGSS, encoded by the coding sequence GTGGAAGCGGGGGCGGTGCTTAAAGGGCATTTTCTGCTAACTTCCGGCTTACATTCTCCTGTTTATTGGGAGAAATTCCGGGTAATTGAAAATCCGGTAGCGGCGGTGCCCCTGTGTGCCATGATTGCGCAAGAGTATAAAGGAAAAGGCGTGGAACTGGTGGTAGGGCCGACGACAGGCGGCATTATCCTGGCTTTTGAAGTGGCGCGTCAGATGGGATTGCCAGCGGCCTTTGCTGAAAAGACAGCCTCCGGTCAACGGGAGTTCCGGCGCGGTTTCAAGATCAAACCTGGTGAGCGTATCCTGGTTGTTGATGACGTGTTAACCACTGGCAAAAGTGTTCGCGAGGTCATCGAGGCAGTAAAAAAGCATAATGGTGAGATCATCGGCTTTGGCGTATTGGTGGACCGCTCGGAAAATGATTTAGGCTTTGGGGCACCGCTTTTCAGTTGCTTGCGCGCTGTTACCCCGGCCTATAAAGCCGAAGACTGTCCTTTATGCCGGGCGGGAGAACCGCTAACCAAGCCCGGGAGCAGTTGA